The following are from one region of the Stanieria sp. NIES-3757 genome:
- a CDS encoding oxidoreductase domain protein: MNTAKKIGVAIVGTGFGQKIHLPGFQHHSRTEVVAVYHRDLGKAKAIADSHNILYAYNQLDKILALPEVDVVSISTPPFLHYEMAKQVIEAGKHLLLEKPMAMNAAEIKELYHLAAQKGVVAIADFEFRFIPAWQLLAEHLQQGYVGKKRLIKIDWLVTSRADRDRPWNWYSRQDMGGGALGAVGSHAFDYISWLFGSVKRLSGYLSCAIPERPDPQAGGELKPVNADDTCLIMLELADGTPCQLSISSVTYAGRGHWVEVYGEEGTLVLGSDNLKDYVHGFRLLAAPAGKALTEVEIPKRLAFPQVFSDGRLAPFIRVIDRLVEAIDQGESLVPSLKEGVYSQLLMDLTHQSNESRSWVDVPDLKQFL, encoded by the coding sequence ATGAATACGGCTAAAAAAATCGGGGTAGCTATTGTTGGGACTGGTTTTGGGCAAAAAATTCATCTGCCTGGTTTTCAACATCATTCCCGTACCGAAGTAGTAGCAGTTTATCATCGCGACTTGGGCAAAGCTAAAGCAATCGCCGATTCTCACAATATTCTTTATGCTTATAATCAACTAGATAAAATTCTCGCTTTACCAGAAGTAGATGTAGTTAGCATTTCCACACCGCCATTTTTGCATTACGAGATGGCAAAACAGGTAATCGAAGCAGGAAAACATCTTCTGCTAGAAAAACCGATGGCGATGAATGCAGCAGAGATTAAAGAACTGTATCATCTAGCTGCTCAAAAAGGAGTAGTTGCGATCGCAGATTTTGAATTTCGTTTTATTCCTGCTTGGCAATTATTAGCCGAACATCTACAACAAGGATATGTAGGCAAGAAAAGATTAATTAAAATCGATTGGTTAGTCACTAGTCGGGCAGATCGCGATCGCCCTTGGAATTGGTATTCTCGTCAAGATATGGGTGGTGGTGCGTTAGGTGCGGTTGGTTCTCACGCTTTTGATTATATTAGCTGGTTATTCGGCTCGGTTAAACGATTATCTGGTTATTTATCCTGTGCCATCCCTGAACGCCCCGATCCTCAAGCAGGAGGCGAATTAAAACCTGTTAATGCCGACGACACTTGTTTAATTATGTTGGAATTAGCAGACGGTACTCCTTGTCAGTTATCAATTAGTTCGGTTACCTATGCAGGTAGAGGACATTGGGTAGAAGTATACGGCGAAGAAGGAACGTTAGTTTTAGGTAGTGATAATCTCAAGGATTACGTTCATGGTTTTCGGTTATTAGCTGCCCCTGCGGGTAAAGCTTTAACTGAAGTGGAAATTCCCAAACGATTAGCTTTTCCTCAAGTGTTTAGTGATGGGCGTTTAGCACCTTTTATTCGAGTGATAGATCGTTTAGTTGAAGCTATCGATCAAGGTGAGTCGCTAGTTCCTTCCTTGAAAGAAGGTGTTTATTCCCAGTTATTGATGGATTTAACTCATCAATCAAATGAAAGCAGAAGTTGGGTTGATGTTCCTGATTTAAAGCAGTTTTTATAG
- a CDS encoding AMP-dependent synthetase and ligase, with the protein MNQQLWDDLIEQSQQDWLIGWDAQEILNLTAQKITQLKQLQTNKDTPLNIVLAEKNPGNFIASFLASIITNNYIFVCNPDWQKSEWQQVFYLVQPDLIWADQAVIEDIITHLKQQQINSSFKILPVGQNDILKSNLKLENKKKIINSVSICNPQSQTSFASLDNSSLIMIPTGGSSGKIRFAIHTWSTLTASVQGFCEYFQTKTINSCCLLPLYHVSGLMQLMRSFFTKGKLVIFPYQNLKQGKQPNFNSQEFFISLVPTQLQFLLQSDPYWLASFQTVLLGGAPAWQDLLDRARKYQIALAPTYGMTETASQIVTLQPKDFLAGNNSNGRVLPHAQVTIVDENKQLLPNRKIGQIIIQSNSLYWDYYPQLNPHQRFTTDDLGWFDEQGYLHIVGRSSQKIITGGENVFPSEVEAAIFATGLVQDVCVIGLPDSHWGQVVTAVYVPIKLDISARLIQQKLQTQLSKYKHPKHWFSVDCLPRNQQGKINYQQILDIVKLNLK; encoded by the coding sequence ATGAATCAGCAGTTATGGGATGATTTAATTGAACAAAGTCAACAAGATTGGTTGATTGGTTGGGATGCCCAAGAAATTCTAAATTTAACTGCTCAAAAAATTACTCAATTAAAGCAATTACAAACAAATAAAGACACGCCTCTAAATATTGTATTGGCAGAAAAAAATCCTGGTAATTTTATTGCTAGTTTTCTAGCTAGTATTATTACTAATAATTATATTTTTGTGTGTAATCCTGATTGGCAAAAATCAGAATGGCAACAAGTTTTTTATTTGGTTCAACCCGATCTAATTTGGGCAGACCAAGCTGTAATCGAAGATATTATTACTCATCTTAAACAACAGCAAATAAATAGTAGCTTTAAGATTCTTCCCGTTGGTCAGAATGACATATTAAAAAGCAACTTGAAATTAGAAAATAAGAAGAAAATAATAAACTCAGTAAGTATTTGTAATCCACAATCACAAACAAGTTTTGCTTCACTAGATAATTCTTCCTTAATTATGATTCCTACGGGAGGTTCATCAGGAAAAATTCGTTTTGCTATTCATACTTGGTCAACTTTAACTGCTTCAGTTCAAGGATTTTGTGAATACTTTCAAACCAAAACTATTAATTCTTGTTGCCTTTTACCTCTCTATCATGTCAGTGGTTTAATGCAATTAATGCGCTCTTTTTTTACCAAGGGGAAATTAGTTATTTTTCCTTATCAAAATCTTAAACAAGGCAAACAACCAAATTTTAATTCTCAAGAATTTTTTATCTCTCTTGTTCCTACTCAATTACAATTTCTCTTACAATCCGATCCTTATTGGTTAGCTTCTTTTCAAACAGTATTATTAGGAGGCGCACCAGCTTGGCAAGATTTATTAGACAGGGCAAGAAAATATCAGATTGCATTAGCACCTACTTATGGCATGACGGAAACCGCCTCACAAATTGTCACTCTTCAACCCAAAGATTTTTTGGCAGGAAATAATAGTAATGGTCGAGTATTACCTCATGCCCAGGTAACTATAGTTGATGAAAATAAACAACTATTACCAAATAGAAAAATTGGTCAAATTATTATTCAAAGTAATTCTCTTTATTGGGATTATTATCCTCAATTAAATCCTCATCAAAGATTTACTACAGATGACCTCGGTTGGTTTGACGAACAAGGTTATCTTCATATTGTAGGTAGAAGCAGCCAAAAAATTATTACTGGTGGAGAAAATGTTTTTCCTTCAGAAGTAGAAGCAGCAATTTTTGCGACTGGTTTAGTTCAAGATGTCTGCGTAATTGGTTTACCAGATTCTCACTGGGGACAAGTGGTTACTGCGGTATATGTACCAATAAAATTAGATATTTCAGCAAGATTAATTCAGCAAAAGTTACAAACTCAATTAAGTAAATACAAACATCCCAAGCATTGGTTTTCAGTTGATTGTTTACCCCGTAATCAACAGGGCAAAATTAATTATCAACAAATTCTTGATATTGTTAAACTAAATTTAAAGTAA
- a CDS encoding hypothetical protein (protein of unknown function DUF29) — MEELEKLRNSILQGEYNQALSIVDELEEMSRKDIIRKIEAYLVRLLAHLIKNQLEQRLTNSWIASIRDSIRQIKKLNQMNKNAYYIKQDDWHLYLGEAFEAAIDEAAIEVFGGTLKPSTILARVDREKILEITTELINFTYEDFTSERVKELLQTLPGGEML, encoded by the coding sequence ATGGAGGAGTTAGAAAAACTGAGAAATAGCATTCTTCAAGGAGAATACAATCAGGCTTTAAGTATAGTTGATGAACTAGAAGAAATGAGCAGAAAAGACATTATTAGGAAGATTGAAGCTTACCTAGTGCGTCTATTAGCTCATTTAATTAAAAATCAATTAGAACAACGATTAACTAATTCTTGGATTGCCTCAATTCGTGACTCAATCAGGCAAATCAAAAAACTAAATCAAATGAATAAAAATGCTTACTATATTAAGCAAGACGATTGGCATTTGTATCTAGGAGAAGCTTTTGAAGCAGCGATTGATGAAGCAGCAATTGAAGTTTTTGGCGGTACTCTAAAACCATCAACAATATTAGCAAGAGTTGATCGAGAAAAAATACTAGAAATTACTACTGAATTGATTAATTTTACCTACGAAGATTTTACCTCTGAGCGAGTGAAAGAACTGTTGCAAACACTTCCAGGGGGAGAAATGCTTTGA